The genomic segment TTTCCGTTCCAAGGGCTTTGATTGCAGAAAATCCATACACGAGTTTGCTTCTTTGTTCTTATTTATCATCGGGTAGAGATAGTGGATTATATTTCTCTTGGTACCTGAACCTAGCCATCGAGGTAACTTTCTCCTTTGTCATCTGAATAAAGTTTAGCCTGTATGTATGATTGATATGCACTGATGATTGCGAAAAATTCTTTCATGCATCCATGCAGTGGCTCAGTGCTGTGGAGCTTGGACTTCTAAAAGGCCGTCACCCGCTTCTGAAAGATGTCGATGTCAATATAAATCCTTTGAAGGGTTTGACATTGTTAGGTGGTAAAGCTTCTAGTAAATCTGATggtgaaaacaagctcctgaaTTTCCCTAATGGCTATTCTGCTAAAAATTCTAAGTCAAAGATGCTGGACACGTATGATGCTAAGGCGAAACTTCAGTCAAGATCTGCAAGAGATATAGGAAGGATGCCTCCTCAAACTGAAGGACGGCAAGCCGAGGGTAGTGATGTAGGATGCCAACTTAATGCTAATGATGCAAAACTAGAAGACAAAGCATCTAAATCTTCTGAGAATGAAAGAGGACAAGTGCTACAAACTGTGGAAGTGGTCATGAGTATGCTTGACGTGACCATGCCAGAAACTCTTTCAGAAGAACAGAAAAAGAAGGTACTGCCCATAACGTGCTTATACTTCACACCTGTCAGCTTGCGATTCTATAGGTAATATATGTTTAGGCTTGATGCAAATTCATGTACAAACGTCATGTATATATCTTCATGGAGATATGCCTTTGCAAACCCTCTAAGCCTGGTATGATGAACTTGAAAGTTTAATTGTTGACACAGAAGACAAATCTGAAGAACTTCATAGCTAAGAAACACTGATCTAATCAGAAACAGTAACGATTTTCAGGTCCTTGATGCTGTGGGTCAAGGGGAGATGCTGATGAAAGCGTTGGAAGATGCTGTGCCTGAAGATGTACGCGGAAAGCTTACTAgctctgtttctgaaattgtGCAGAGTCAAAGATCTAATATAAAGTTTAACGAACTCTTAAAATTGGGGCACATTCCTTACGTAGCATCAGGAGTGAACTCAAAATTGCAAGAAAAAATTGGACTATCAAGAGGAAGTGATGACGAGGCTCTCTTTTCTGATCAAAATAAAAGGAGCAATGAAGCTGGAGATGGTCCTCCTGTAGATATGGAGTTAGCGAATCAGCAATCAGAAGAACATGAAAAATCTAAGGATTCAGGTTTGAGTCAATCTATAGGCAGCCAATTGGACGACAATCTTGCCACAGAAAAAAACAAACAGAATGGTATGAAAAATaattctgaaaatgaacaatttcCTGGGCATAATTTATCAAACACCTCTGATGACAATGGAAATGTGACAGAAATGAGTGCTAACCAAGAGTTTTCAGGCCAGAACAAAGGGCCTGGTGAATCCCAGAATATTTCCAACAACCTAAAGGAAACAGAAAGAGAAAAAGTTGAAGGTCAATCAAACCTGAAAGAAAATGATAATGGGGACGTGTCTGATGTATCAAATGATAAAAGTGAGGTGAAGGAAGCTGATCACATTAATGGGAATTCTGGTGCTCCATCCTCTACGGAGACTCAACCCGCAGAAAATGAAGCAGAAAACAATCAGGAGAAGAAAGAGAAAGATCCACAGCCTGTTTCAAGTCAAATTAATGCTGCCCCCCCCAGCTTCAATATGTCGCAGGCGTTAGAAGCCTTAACAGGGTTTGATGATTCCACTCAAGTTGCTGTTAATAGTGTATTTCAGGCAATTGAGGGCAtgcttgatcagttgcaggTGAAAAGAGAAGATCAGAATAAAGCGAAGGATGAAAGCGATGAACTAGATTTCAATAGAAGGGACATGGAAAAAAATTTGAGGGAAGGCACTCCCAATCTCAAGGATCTTGACCATGAGTCAGAAAGTGTGTATAATCTCTGGAGAAACCCAGGTACTATTTCCGTGAATTCAAGTGTTTTGTTAATCCAGGAAGATGTAAACCACATTATGCATTTGATCGACTCCATTATAGTCAGCTGACAAACAAAATAAGGAGGCACTTTTGTCTGAACTTTGAAAACATTTGATTTGTTTTATGTCTCAGGGGTTCCAGGTTATATGGCTGCTTTTCCATATGGGGACCCACTTTACAAGGAATACCTCAAGGCTCGCCTTCTTTCAGAGTTGAGAAAATTCAAGCCTGCAGTTTTGGATGCAAAATCAGCTTTGCCTCTCGACTATTTTCCCGAAGATGGTCGGTGGAGACTCCTGGAACAAATAGAAGATGATGGTACGTCCGGTGTAAAAATTGCAACTCATGAAGTTGGTTCTAGGGCTAGCCAGATAGATTCTGATTCTAGATCTAAGTATACTAACAATATCATTGAACCCTCTTATGCGATACTGGATTCTGGAAAGCAGCAGAAAATAAATGAAGAATTTGAGGAAATGAACATTGCATCTGAGCACACTGACTTCGGCGAGTTGGATAAGTCTATGCTttctgttaaaaatattatagtaGAATGTTTAAATGTAGAAGTTTCTAGGAGGGTCAGTGCTGACATGGAAGAACTGAAGCTTGAAATAGCTAGGGATATAGAACGTGTCGCAAATGCTGTGTCTCTGGCTGCAAGGCGCGTAAAGGAAGACATGTGCGAGCAGAATGACCATCCGTTGAATGCAGTTGGCTCTCTTCACAGCGAGAATATAATGAGAGCTATTTCATTTGCTATTGAGGATACCCAATATTTAAAAAGAGTACTGCCTGTTGGGGTTATTGTTGGCTCTAGTTTAGCTTCACTTAGAAATTTTTTCAATGCATCTGCATTGGATAGTAATGGTGAAAAAGATGCAAATTTTCATCAGGTTCAAAAGTCAGATGCCAGTATTATTCCAGTTGACAAAAAAGAGGCTAATCAGCGGCTTCCAGTGAAATACGAAGATGAAAGCAGTCTTTGCCCGCTGGTTAGCAAAGATGAGGATAAGATTACTTTCCAACGTTCAAACGACAATAAAGTAATGCTAGGCGCTGTTACAGCTGCTCTAGGGGCATCTGCATTGCTTATTGGTCAACAGGTATCAACTAATCATGGTGaatcattaagaatttgatGTACATGATGAACCTCTTCTTGGATTCATCTTTGTGTTTTATGGTTCCTAGTGTTCATTATTAACATCAATAGTCGATTTCAGcatctttcaatttagaagAAGGCCAGTTAAACAATGCTATATTGTTTCAACCTGGCACTTTATCTCCAGAAAGTCTTTTGAAGCAGCGGTAATATTCAGTTAAAAACTTAACTAGAGGCATGTGGTGAGCTGCAGTGGAAAAAAGTTACTTTGTTCGAGTCACGGCTCTATAGATTGTAAATTGCTTTTGCTCAAACAATCTCTGAAGTTTTTGGGGAAAAGTACATGATTCCAAAGTTTACTTGTATTAGATTATAATTGTTATATATGCCAAATTCCATCGCGTGGACTGTGGAGTTTTTGTTATCAAGAAAGAAGACGATGGTTGGATATATATGGTTGACCATACCTTTTCATTTGTTACCTATCTTGTGCATGTGTAGATGATCATGACCACTCTCTGATGCACACCCTGCTTCTGGTCTTTAGTTTGAATTCTGTTAACTTTTCAATGATGTGCTTGTAGAACACTGATACTGGTGGATCTTTAATGGACTCCCTTGAGGAGGAAGCAAATAGTGAAGATCTCTCCAA from the Primulina eburnea isolate SZY01 chromosome 3, ASM2296580v1, whole genome shotgun sequence genome contains:
- the LOC140825483 gene encoding uncharacterized protein isoform X3; its protein translation is MLPPACEMIHAFPHNLTSSAVYKRASRPSRHHHHPCKRSRLKPFSICSHFNASSLISVNLFHSLLSQIPSLSYLDYIAPTLGFASGLALYLSSKSRKANPEKSSDFDSTIGEWILFSSPTPFNRFVTLRCPSICFPGGELLENVMEKLVEEDTHFVNSSRGRIVLGKSEEDGILEKVAYQRLCVVSEGGGVLSLDWPANLELEEERGLDTTILIVPGTAEGSYEGKIKRLVCECLRRGVFPVVMNPRGCAGSPLTTPRLFTAADSDDIFTVVQFIHKKRPWTTFMSVGWGYGANMLTKYLAEYGERTPLTAAICIDNPFDLEAATRLTTEDMKLTRGLASILQRNKELFQGRGKGFDVEKALLASSIRDFDSAISMVSHGFDNVEDFYGKSSTLDVVGKVKIPVFFIQNDDGTFPMFSVPRALIAENPYTSLLLCSYLSSGRDSGLYFSWYLNLAIEWLSAVELGLLKGRHPLLKDVDVNINPLKGLTLLGGKASSKSDGENKLLNFPNGYSAKNSKSKMLDTYDAKAKLQSRSARDIGRMPPQTEGRQAEGSDVGCQLNANDAKLEDKASKSSENERGQVLQTVEVVMSMLDVTMPETLSEEQKKKVLDAVGQGEMLMKALEDAVPEDVRGKLTSSVSEIVQSQRSNIKFNELLKLGHIPYVASGVNSKLQEKIGLSRGSDDEALFSDQNKRSNEAGDGPPVDMELANQQSEEHEKSKDSGLSQSIGSQLDDNLATEKNKQNGQNKGPGESQNISNNLKETEREKVEGQSNLKENDNGDVSDVSNDKSEVKEADHINGNSGAPSSTETQPAENEAENNQEKKEKDPQPVSSQINAAPPSFNMSQALEALTGFDDSTQVAVNSVFQAIEGMLDQLQVKREDQNKAKDESDELDFNRRDMEKNLREGTPNLKDLDHESESVYNLWRNPGVPGYMAAFPYGDPLYKEYLKARLLSELRKFKPAVLDAKSALPLDYFPEDGRWRLLEQIEDDGTSGVKIATHEVGSRASQIDSDSRSKYTNNIIEPSYAILDSGKQQKINEEFEEMNIASEHTDFGELDKSMLSVKNIIVECLNVEVSRRVSADMEELKLEIARDIERVANAVSLAARRVKEDMCEQNDHPLNAVGSLHSENIMRAISFAIEDTQYLKRVLPVGVIVGSSLASLRNFFNASALDSNGEKDANFHQVQKSDASIIPVDKKEANQRLPVKYEDESSLCPLVSKDEDKITFQRSNDNKVMLGAVTAALGASALLIGQQNTDTGGSLMDSLEEEANSEDLSKLEEMPERAQKNTVTSLAEKAMSVASPVVPTTEDGEVDHARLVAMLAELGQKGGILRLVGKVALLWGGIRGAMSVTDRLISFLHFAERTLFQRIIGFIFMVLLLWSPVVIPLFPSLMRSWTTQNPFKIVELTCIIGLYISVMIMVVMWGKRIRKYDDPLLQYGLDFTSIPKFKNFLMGLAGGAMLVLLIQLVNSLLGCLQLRWPTTLSSPYSEPVTLMKSYASMLLLIVQGIATATGVATVEELLFRSWLPEEISTDFGYHRGLIISGLAFSLSQRSIWEVPGLWLLSLSLSGARQQSEGSLSLPVGIRTGILACSFILKTGGFLTYRANLPLWFRGGHPSQPFSGVVGVAFSLILAIIMYPRQSPLHKTKNKQSKQKL
- the LOC140825483 gene encoding uncharacterized protein isoform X2, encoding MLPPACEMIHAFPHNLTSSAVYKRASRPSRHHHHPCKRSRLKPFSICSHFNASSLISVNLFHSLLSQIPSLSYLDYIAPTLGFASGLALYLSSKSRKANPEKSSDFDSTIGEWILFSSPTPFNRFVTLRCPSICFPGGELLENVMEKLVEEDTHFVNSSRGRIVLGKSEEDGILEKVAYQRLCVVSEGGGVLSLDWPANLELEEERGLDTTILIVPGTAEGSYEGKIKRLVCECLRRGVFPVVMNPRGCAGSPLTTPRLFTAADSDDIFTVVQFIHKKRPWTTFMSVGWGYGANMLTKYLAEYGERTPLTAAICIDNPFDLEAATRLTTEDMKLTRGLASILQRNKELFQGRGKGFDVEKALLASSIRDFDSAISMVSHGFDNVEDFYGKSSTLDVVGKVKIPVFFIQNDDGTFPMFSVPRALIAENPYTSLLLCSYLSSGRDSGLYFSWYLNLAIEWLSAVELGLLKGRHPLLKDVDVNINPLKGLTLLGGKASSKSDGENKLLNFPNGYSAKNSKSKMLDTYDAKAKLQSRSARDIGRMPPQTEGRQAEGSDVGCQLNANDAKLEDKASKSSENERGQVLQTVEVVMSMLDVTMPETLSEEQKKKVLDAVGQGEMLMKALEDAVPEDVRGKLTSSVSEIVQSQRSNIKFNELLKLGHIPYVASGVNSKLQEKIGLSRGSDDEALFSDQNKRSNEAGDGPPVDMELANQQSEEHEKSKDSGLSQSIGSQLDDNLATEKNKQNEMSANQEFSGQNKGPGESQNISNNLKETEREKVEGQSNLKENDNGDVSDVSNDKSEVKEADHINGNSGAPSSTETQPAENEAENNQEKKEKDPQPVSSQINAAPPSFNMSQALEALTGFDDSTQVAVNSVFQAIEGMLDQLQVKREDQNKAKDESDELDFNRRDMEKNLREGTPNLKDLDHESESVYNLWRNPGVPGYMAAFPYGDPLYKEYLKARLLSELRKFKPAVLDAKSALPLDYFPEDGRWRLLEQIEDDGTSGVKIATHEVGSRASQIDSDSRSKYTNNIIEPSYAILDSGKQQKINEEFEEMNIASEHTDFGELDKSMLSVKNIIVECLNVEVSRRVSADMEELKLEIARDIERVANAVSLAARRVKEDMCEQNDHPLNAVGSLHSENIMRAISFAIEDTQYLKRVLPVGVIVGSSLASLRNFFNASALDSNGEKDANFHQVQKSDASIIPVDKKEANQRLPVKYEDESSLCPLVSKDEDKITFQRSNDNKVMLGAVTAALGASALLIGQQNTDTGGSLMDSLEEEANSEDLSKLEEMPERAQKNTVTSLAEKAMSVASPVVPTTEDGEVDHARLVAMLAELGQKGGILRLVGKVALLWGGIRGAMSVTDRLISFLHFAERTLFQRIIGFIFMVLLLWSPVVIPLFPSLMRSWTTQNPFKIVELTCIIGLYISVMIMVVMWGKRIRKYDDPLLQYGLDFTSIPKFKNFLMGLAGGAMLVLLIQLVNSLLGCLQLRWPTTLSSPYSEPVTLMKSYASMLLLIVQGIATATGVATVEELLFRSWLPEEISTDFGYHRGLIISGLAFSLSQRSIWEVPGLWLLSLSLSGARQQSEGSLSLPVGIRTGILACSFILKTGGFLTYRANLPLWFRGGHPSQPFSGVVGVAFSLILAIIMYPRQSPLHKTKNKQSKQKL
- the LOC140825483 gene encoding uncharacterized protein isoform X4; the encoded protein is MSVGWGYGANMLTKYLAEYGERTPLTAAICIDNPFDLEAATRLTTEDMKLTRGLASILQRNKELFQGRGKGFDVEKALLASSIRDFDSAISMVSHGFDNVEDFYGKSSTLDVVGKVKIPVFFIQNDDGTFPMFSVPRALIAENPYTSLLLCSYLSSGRDSGLYFSWYLNLAIEWLSAVELGLLKGRHPLLKDVDVNINPLKGLTLLGGKASSKSDGENKLLNFPNGYSAKNSKSKMLDTYDAKAKLQSRSARDIGRMPPQTEGRQAEGSDVGCQLNANDAKLEDKASKSSENERGQVLQTVEVVMSMLDVTMPETLSEEQKKKVLDAVGQGEMLMKALEDAVPEDVRGKLTSSVSEIVQSQRSNIKFNELLKLGHIPYVASGVNSKLQEKIGLSRGSDDEALFSDQNKRSNEAGDGPPVDMELANQQSEEHEKSKDSGLSQSIGSQLDDNLATEKNKQNGMKNNSENEQFPGHNLSNTSDDNGNVTEMSANQEFSGQNKGPGESQNISNNLKETEREKVEGQSNLKENDNGDVSDVSNDKSEVKEADHINGNSGAPSSTETQPAENEAENNQEKKEKDPQPVSSQINAAPPSFNMSQALEALTGFDDSTQVAVNSVFQAIEGMLDQLQVKREDQNKAKDESDELDFNRRDMEKNLREGTPNLKDLDHESESVYNLWRNPGVPGYMAAFPYGDPLYKEYLKARLLSELRKFKPAVLDAKSALPLDYFPEDGRWRLLEQIEDDGTSGVKIATHEVGSRASQIDSDSRSKYTNNIIEPSYAILDSGKQQKINEEFEEMNIASEHTDFGELDKSMLSVKNIIVECLNVEVSRRVSADMEELKLEIARDIERVANAVSLAARRVKEDMCEQNDHPLNAVGSLHSENIMRAISFAIEDTQYLKRVLPVGVIVGSSLASLRNFFNASALDSNGEKDANFHQVQKSDASIIPVDKKEANQRLPVKYEDESSLCPLVSKDEDKITFQRSNDNKVMLGAVTAALGASALLIGQQNTDTGGSLMDSLEEEANSEDLSKLEEMPERAQKNTVTSLAEKAMSVASPVVPTTEDGEVDHARLVAMLAELGQKGGILRLVGKVALLWGGIRGAMSVTDRLISFLHFAERTLFQRIIGFIFMVLLLWSPVVIPLFPSLMRSWTTQNPFKIVELTCIIGLYISVMIMVVMWGKRIRKYDDPLLQYGLDFTSIPKFKNFLMGLAGGAMLVLLIQLVNSLLGCLQLRWPTTLSSPYSEPVTLMKSYASMLLLIVQGIATATGVATVEELLFRSWLPEEISTDFGYHRGLIISGLAFSLSQRSIWEVPGLWLLSLSLSGARQQSEGSLSLPVGIRTGILACSFILKTGGFLTYRANLPLWFRGGHPSQPFSGVVGVAFSLILAIIMYPRQSPLHKTKNKQSKQKL
- the LOC140825483 gene encoding uncharacterized protein isoform X1; this translates as MLPPACEMIHAFPHNLTSSAVYKRASRPSRHHHHPCKRSRLKPFSICSHFNASSLISVNLFHSLLSQIPSLSYLDYIAPTLGFASGLALYLSSKSRKANPEKSSDFDSTIGEWILFSSPTPFNRFVTLRCPSICFPGGELLENVMEKLVEEDTHFVNSSRGRIVLGKSEEDGILEKVAYQRLCVVSEGGGVLSLDWPANLELEEERGLDTTILIVPGTAEGSYEGKIKRLVCECLRRGVFPVVMNPRGCAGSPLTTPRLFTAADSDDIFTVVQFIHKKRPWTTFMSVGWGYGANMLTKYLAEYGERTPLTAAICIDNPFDLEAATRLTTEDMKLTRGLASILQRNKELFQGRGKGFDVEKALLASSIRDFDSAISMVSHGFDNVEDFYGKSSTLDVVGKVKIPVFFIQNDDGTFPMFSVPRALIAENPYTSLLLCSYLSSGRDSGLYFSWYLNLAIEWLSAVELGLLKGRHPLLKDVDVNINPLKGLTLLGGKASSKSDGENKLLNFPNGYSAKNSKSKMLDTYDAKAKLQSRSARDIGRMPPQTEGRQAEGSDVGCQLNANDAKLEDKASKSSENERGQVLQTVEVVMSMLDVTMPETLSEEQKKKVLDAVGQGEMLMKALEDAVPEDVRGKLTSSVSEIVQSQRSNIKFNELLKLGHIPYVASGVNSKLQEKIGLSRGSDDEALFSDQNKRSNEAGDGPPVDMELANQQSEEHEKSKDSGLSQSIGSQLDDNLATEKNKQNGMKNNSENEQFPGHNLSNTSDDNGNVTEMSANQEFSGQNKGPGESQNISNNLKETEREKVEGQSNLKENDNGDVSDVSNDKSEVKEADHINGNSGAPSSTETQPAENEAENNQEKKEKDPQPVSSQINAAPPSFNMSQALEALTGFDDSTQVAVNSVFQAIEGMLDQLQVKREDQNKAKDESDELDFNRRDMEKNLREGTPNLKDLDHESESVYNLWRNPGVPGYMAAFPYGDPLYKEYLKARLLSELRKFKPAVLDAKSALPLDYFPEDGRWRLLEQIEDDGTSGVKIATHEVGSRASQIDSDSRSKYTNNIIEPSYAILDSGKQQKINEEFEEMNIASEHTDFGELDKSMLSVKNIIVECLNVEVSRRVSADMEELKLEIARDIERVANAVSLAARRVKEDMCEQNDHPLNAVGSLHSENIMRAISFAIEDTQYLKRVLPVGVIVGSSLASLRNFFNASALDSNGEKDANFHQVQKSDASIIPVDKKEANQRLPVKYEDESSLCPLVSKDEDKITFQRSNDNKVMLGAVTAALGASALLIGQQNTDTGGSLMDSLEEEANSEDLSKLEEMPERAQKNTVTSLAEKAMSVASPVVPTTEDGEVDHARLVAMLAELGQKGGILRLVGKVALLWGGIRGAMSVTDRLISFLHFAERTLFQRIIGFIFMVLLLWSPVVIPLFPSLMRSWTTQNPFKIVELTCIIGLYISVMIMVVMWGKRIRKYDDPLLQYGLDFTSIPKFKNFLMGLAGGAMLVLLIQLVNSLLGCLQLRWPTTLSSPYSEPVTLMKSYASMLLLIVQGIATATGVATVEELLFRSWLPEEISTDFGYHRGLIISGLAFSLSQRSIWEVPGLWLLSLSLSGARQQSEGSLSLPVGIRTGILACSFILKTGGFLTYRANLPLWFRGGHPSQPFSGVVGVAFSLILAIIMYPRQSPLHKTKNKQSKQKL